In one Melopsittacus undulatus isolate bMelUnd1 chromosome 4, bMelUnd1.mat.Z, whole genome shotgun sequence genomic region, the following are encoded:
- the SFR1 gene encoding swi5-dependent recombination DNA repair protein 1 homolog codes for MEEPVLDKLPSLCHTPKDSGAAAPQATSSGKQPMSAALRERLRKTRRSFNANIAVAKRLKINAEEKDCPDADKGCLPKTSTDCSTLQDTSENLEGNGTGHICVKSPLQESGLCGSGENSDVLQTRLSQQQSLEEKVSLLKQVQEKEELLRRLKLVKMYRSKNNLSELQALIVKWRSSTQLMLYELQSAFSADGKKVSLTQLIDTFGLEDQLLHYSRTEEDFVDS; via the exons ATGGAAGAACCAGTTCTTGATAAATTGCCATCTTTGTGCCATACTCCAAAGGAttctggggcagcagctccacaggCGACTAGTTCAGGGAAACAG CCAATGAGTGCAGCTCTGAGGGAGCGATTGAGGAAAACAAGACGTTCATTTAATGCTAATATTGCAGTGGCAAAGCGGctcaaaataaatgctgaagaaaaagacTGTCCTGATGCTGACAAAGGGTGTCTGCCAAAGACAAGTACAGATTGTTCCACATTGCAAGATACTTCAGAAAACCTAGAAGGAAATGGCACTGGACATATATGTGTCAAAAGTCCGTTACAGGAGAGTGGTCTCTGTGGATCTGGAGAGAATTCTGATGTGCTACAGACTCGTCTTAGTCAGCAGCAGTCCCTGGAAGAAAAAGTAAGCCTGCTGAAACAAgtgcaagagaaagaagaacTACTTCGGAGGCTCAAACTGGTTAAGATGTATCGATCTAAG AACAACCTGTCTGAACTGCAGGCTCTGATAGTGAAATGGAGAAGTAGTACCCAGCTGATGCTATATGAACTCCAGTCCGCCTTTTCTGCAGACGGCAAGAAAGTGAGTCTCACTCAACTGATAGATACTTTTGGATTAGAAGACCAATTACTGCACTACAGCAGAACAGAAGAAGACTTTGTAGATTCATAA